The genome window AAGACGCGGTGGCCGAGTCCGATCTCGTCGTGCTGTGTTCGCCGGTGGGCACCATCGCCGAACGCTTCCGTGAAATGGCGCCGCACCTGAAAGCAGGCTGCCTCGTCACCGACGTCGGTTCCGTCAAAGCGCCGCTGGTGCGGGACATCGAGCCGATGGTGCCGGACGCGGTGCATTACGTGCCGGCACACCCCATTGCCGGGGCCGAACAGTCCGGCCTCGATGCCGCGACGGTCGATCTCTACGAAGGCGCACGCTGCATTGTGACGCCGACGTCGCAAACGAATCCACAAGCGGTGGAACGCATCCACGCGTTCTGGCAGGATGTCGGCATGCGCGTTCAAGTGCTCGATGCCGCTGAGCACGATTTCATTTACGGTGCGGTCAGTCACCTGCCGCACGTGGTGGCCTTCGCACTCATGAACACCGTCGGCCAGCTCAAGACCCGCGAGCAGGAAGACATCGTCCACCTGTCGGCAGGCGGGCTGCGCGACATCACCCGTATCGCGTCCAGCGATCCGGTCATGTGGCGCGATATCTGCCTGGCCAACAAAACGCACGTGCTGGATCTGATCGACCGGTTTCAGGACGCGCTGGGCGAGATCAAGCAACGCATCGAGCAGGACGATGCGGCAGGACTGAAAGAATCTTTTAAAAACGCCAACGGACACCGCGGCAAACTGGTAGGAAACAACTCATGATCGTCGCCATCGACGGACCCGCGGGAAGCGGTAAAAGCACGGTCGCCCGGCTCGTCGCCGGACGCCTCAAGTTTCAATACAT of Nitrospina watsonii contains these proteins:
- a CDS encoding prephenate dehydrogenase, encoding MNAFKQMTIIGVGLLGASLAKVCRERKLAERIVGFGRNAENLQRAEQQNVIDHGTTVIEDAVAESDLVVLCSPVGTIAERFREMAPHLKAGCLVTDVGSVKAPLVRDIEPMVPDAVHYVPAHPIAGAEQSGLDAATVDLYEGARCIVTPTSQTNPQAVERIHAFWQDVGMRVQVLDAAEHDFIYGAVSHLPHVVAFALMNTVGQLKTREQEDIVHLSAGGLRDITRIASSDPVMWRDICLANKTHVLDLIDRFQDALGEIKQRIEQDDAAGLKESFKNANGHRGKLVGNNS